A single genomic interval of Arthrobacter methylotrophus harbors:
- a CDS encoding aldo/keto reductase produces MSGITDEIGTAEVTPGVRIPLIGLGTWPLMDEDATAAVVQAINNGYRHIDTAENYRNEAAVREGIRRSGIDRADLFLTTKFNTRWHSRSGVRDAFGEAVKRLGTDHLDLFLVHWPNPQQGRFVEACEGLQDLVDNGSIRAWGVSNFKPAHLRLVQDAGLAVPLNQIQLDPEHGQAGQLAYHRGHGILTGAYSPLGRNGGFLNHPAVSSPARELGKTGAQIALRWHVQHGRVAVPKSADSHRQRENLDVFSFALTQQQMSAIDALETGAPPRLDSDTYFH; encoded by the coding sequence ATGAGCGGCATCACAGACGAGATCGGCACGGCAGAAGTCACTCCAGGGGTGCGCATTCCGCTCATTGGCTTGGGAACCTGGCCCCTCATGGATGAGGACGCCACAGCGGCGGTGGTCCAGGCCATCAACAATGGCTACAGGCACATCGACACAGCCGAGAACTACCGCAACGAAGCCGCGGTGCGGGAAGGCATCCGCCGCAGCGGGATCGACCGCGCGGACCTGTTCCTCACCACCAAGTTCAATACCCGTTGGCACAGCCGCAGCGGAGTGCGCGATGCCTTCGGCGAAGCGGTGAAGCGGCTCGGAACCGACCACTTGGATCTGTTCCTGGTCCACTGGCCCAACCCGCAGCAAGGCCGGTTCGTCGAAGCCTGTGAAGGACTACAGGACCTCGTTGACAACGGCTCCATCAGGGCATGGGGTGTCTCGAACTTCAAGCCGGCGCACCTGCGCCTTGTCCAGGACGCCGGCCTGGCCGTCCCACTGAACCAGATACAGCTCGATCCCGAGCACGGCCAAGCAGGGCAGCTTGCTTACCACCGCGGGCACGGGATCTTGACCGGTGCCTATAGCCCGCTCGGCCGCAACGGCGGCTTCCTCAACCATCCGGCGGTCAGCAGTCCGGCCAGGGAACTGGGCAAGACCGGGGCCCAGATCGCCCTGCGCTGGCATGTCCAGCACGGCCGTGTGGCTGTGCCCAAGTCTGCGGACAGCCATCGCCAACGGGAGAACCTGGACGTCTTCAGTTTCGCCCTGACCCAGCAGCAGATGTCTGCAATTGATGCACTCGAAACCGGCGCACCGCCACGCCTGGACTCCGACACCTACTTCCACTGA
- a CDS encoding MerR family transcriptional regulator gives MGQAEDRGRGVYAISVAAELVGTGQQNLRLYERRGLLEPGRTLGGTRQYSEDDLVTLRRIGELLDLGLNLAGIRMVLLLEADNRRLEGELKAASASRSPVRRE, from the coding sequence ATGGGCCAGGCCGAGGACCGGGGGAGGGGTGTATACGCGATTTCCGTTGCGGCCGAACTGGTGGGGACAGGGCAGCAGAACCTGCGCCTGTATGAACGCAGGGGCCTGCTGGAACCGGGCAGGACCCTGGGTGGGACCCGCCAGTACAGCGAGGACGATCTGGTGACTTTGCGGCGGATCGGCGAGCTTCTGGACTTGGGATTGAACCTCGCGGGCATCCGGATGGTCCTGCTCCTGGAGGCCGACAACCGGCGCCTCGAAGGGGAGCTCAAGGCCGCGAGCGCCTCGCGGTCCCCGGTCAGGAGAGAATGA
- a CDS encoding Hsp20/alpha crystallin family protein: MLMRTDPFREFDRLAEQVLGTTARPAAMPMDAWREGEDFVVAFDLPGVTVDSVDIDVERNVLTVKAERPDPVGEGTEMIASERPRGVFSRQLILGDALDTNGVKASYDAGVLTLRIPVAEKAKPRRIEIETAGKQRQEISA; encoded by the coding sequence ATGCTGATGCGAACGGATCCGTTCCGTGAATTCGACCGACTGGCAGAACAAGTGCTCGGCACCACGGCAAGGCCGGCGGCCATGCCGATGGACGCCTGGCGGGAAGGCGAGGACTTCGTGGTCGCCTTCGACCTCCCCGGAGTCACCGTCGACTCGGTGGACATCGACGTCGAACGCAACGTGCTGACCGTCAAGGCCGAGCGCCCGGACCCCGTGGGCGAGGGCACGGAAATGATTGCCTCCGAACGCCCCCGCGGCGTCTTCAGCCGCCAGCTCATCCTCGGGGATGCGCTGGACACGAACGGCGTCAAGGCAAGCTACGACGCCGGAGTCCTGACCCTGCGGATCCCCGTGGCGGAGAAAGCAAAGCCGCGCCGCATCGAAATTGAAACCGCCGGAAAACAGCGCCAGGAAATCAGCGCCTGA
- a CDS encoding FAD-dependent oxidoreductase, with amino-acid sequence MEENPRYAARPLTLGRNGRTPKTLRNRLASAPMERNYGTTDGRITEQYVDYLVTRAKAGLGMVTTEATYVRADGKGRSHQLGLHSDAMIAGLRRLTDALHAEGALAAVEINHGGRTAQSAVSGYKNLAPSPVACEVAGGEVPRELTVEECYELVEAYAQAARRAVKAGFDVINIHGAHGYLIHQFMSPISNHRTDEFAAPEHFMNLVIDAVRAAVPDTIVGMRVSVVEGPADGITAEQQVAIIAKASLDQLDFLDISAGSYEAGEWIVQSGEWKPGILADYAKAYRQFGLPLGMAGRLNSPEIIEEVLSQGTCDFVSLARAIHADPAFVGGVLRDESYRPCIACNVCIDNLGLGQVTCTVNPAVGRSRVPVPTPAVRDGARVVVVGAGPAGLTAARELAEAGAKVTVIDDGARAGGQFGFAERMKSTPDFHRFAEWSAGENTRLGIDVQLGSHVDTEHLDSLVRDTAADAVVLATGGLRPDVPFRGANSANVVDVREWLANHPEVLNVDLRDRAVAPEAVTIWGADSVAMSVADTLADRGTAVLLIGPQEGIAPESGRRAKILAVPRLEANPRVRIRLESTIEEYDGGRVRISSPGLAPGGEWLDAPGPLLVSRSVVPLDGSIPAKIRDAELSRQTGAPVTLAGTVVDQTPAIASNAVKSGYDAAQRIASLLMGAATPNNELSLNGAQS; translated from the coding sequence ATGGAAGAGAACCCGCGCTACGCCGCCCGACCACTGACGCTGGGCCGTAACGGCCGCACACCGAAGACCCTTCGCAACCGGCTCGCCTCAGCCCCCATGGAACGTAACTACGGCACCACGGACGGTCGCATCACCGAGCAGTACGTCGACTACCTGGTCACCCGCGCAAAAGCGGGCCTGGGCATGGTCACCACAGAAGCCACCTACGTCCGGGCGGACGGCAAGGGCCGGAGCCATCAGTTGGGCCTGCACAGCGATGCCATGATCGCGGGCCTGCGCAGGCTCACGGACGCCTTGCACGCCGAAGGCGCGTTGGCCGCCGTCGAAATTAACCACGGCGGGCGAACCGCGCAGTCTGCGGTCTCCGGGTACAAAAACCTGGCGCCGTCACCCGTGGCGTGCGAAGTGGCCGGCGGCGAGGTTCCTCGTGAACTCACCGTCGAGGAGTGCTACGAGCTGGTGGAGGCCTACGCCCAGGCCGCCCGCCGCGCGGTGAAGGCGGGGTTCGATGTCATCAACATCCACGGCGCCCACGGCTACCTGATCCACCAGTTCATGTCACCCATCTCCAACCACCGCACCGACGAGTTCGCTGCACCGGAGCATTTCATGAACCTGGTCATCGACGCTGTCCGGGCTGCCGTCCCGGACACCATCGTGGGTATGCGCGTCTCCGTAGTGGAGGGCCCCGCGGACGGCATCACCGCCGAGCAACAGGTGGCCATCATCGCCAAAGCCAGCCTGGACCAGCTGGACTTCCTGGACATTTCCGCCGGCAGCTACGAGGCCGGCGAATGGATTGTGCAGTCTGGCGAATGGAAGCCCGGCATCCTTGCTGACTATGCCAAGGCCTACCGCCAGTTCGGGCTTCCGCTGGGGATGGCCGGCCGGCTGAACTCACCGGAAATCATCGAGGAGGTCCTCAGCCAGGGGACCTGCGACTTCGTCAGCCTCGCCCGGGCCATCCACGCCGATCCTGCTTTTGTGGGCGGAGTCCTCCGTGATGAGAGCTACCGCCCCTGCATCGCCTGCAACGTCTGTATCGACAACCTCGGACTCGGCCAAGTCACCTGCACCGTCAACCCCGCGGTCGGCCGCTCCCGGGTCCCGGTCCCGACACCAGCCGTCCGTGATGGTGCCCGCGTGGTGGTGGTGGGTGCCGGCCCCGCCGGCCTCACCGCCGCCCGGGAACTTGCCGAAGCAGGGGCTAAAGTGACAGTGATCGACGACGGCGCCCGCGCCGGCGGTCAGTTCGGCTTCGCCGAGCGGATGAAGTCCACCCCGGACTTCCACCGCTTCGCCGAATGGTCCGCCGGGGAGAACACACGGCTTGGCATTGACGTCCAGCTGGGTTCGCACGTGGACACTGAGCACCTCGACAGCCTGGTCCGCGACACTGCGGCAGACGCCGTCGTGCTCGCAACAGGAGGCCTCCGGCCCGACGTCCCCTTTCGTGGGGCAAACTCCGCGAACGTCGTCGATGTGCGCGAATGGCTCGCCAATCATCCGGAAGTGCTCAACGTCGATTTGCGAGACCGCGCCGTCGCGCCTGAGGCCGTGACAATCTGGGGGGCCGACTCCGTTGCCATGAGCGTTGCTGACACGCTTGCTGACCGGGGGACTGCCGTCCTGCTCATCGGGCCGCAGGAGGGGATTGCCCCCGAGTCCGGCCGCCGCGCCAAAATTCTGGCCGTGCCCCGGCTCGAGGCCAACCCCCGAGTGCGAATCCGCCTCGAATCAACCATCGAGGAATACGACGGCGGCCGGGTCCGGATCAGTAGTCCGGGCCTTGCCCCTGGAGGAGAGTGGCTGGACGCGCCGGGACCGCTTCTGGTCTCACGCTCCGTGGTTCCGCTGGACGGCTCCATCCCTGCGAAGATTCGCGACGCTGAGCTGAGCCGCCAGACTGGAGCGCCGGTGACCCTTGCCGGAACCGTGGTGGACCAGACCCCTGCCATTGCCTCCAACGCCGTCAAGAGCGGTTACGACGCAGCCCAGCGGATCGCCTCTCTCCTGATGGGCGCCGCCACTCCAAACAACGAGCTGAGCCTGAACGGAGCACAGTCATGA
- a CDS encoding FAD-dependent oxidoreductase, with amino-acid sequence MTAPESPSPVLPSLDCDVLVVGSGAGGLSSAVTAAYHGLKVVVVEKAEVCGGATSWSGGWAWTPGNPLAKADGVNEDRELFRTYLRHRLGRNYQEDRVEAFLEAVPHMVGFFQDKTSLQFVPGAKIKDIYGGTPGAGTGHRSVGPKPLNARRIKPELRAKMRHQLYETSFLGMGIMAGPDLTKFLSASQGNIRGIFHAGWRVGFHLLDLLTHRRNMQLVNGTALTGRLLKSADDLGVQILVSTPAKHLLTDGAGKVRGAVVSSLEGELQINASRGVVLAAGGFPHDVSRRKELFPKTPTGREHWTLAPKETTGDGIAMAQAVGARFETDVASPAAWCPVSLVPYRNGRTGTFPHIMDRAKPGSIGVRRDGKRFVNEANGYYDYVEGLLAATPEGEPVEAWQIADAAFVRKFPLGMAKPLPVPLFPYLRSGYLKKGNTLEELAAACGIDPQGLAATVAEFNDNARKGIDPGFNRGSTEFNRYGGDPTHTPNPSLCALEKGPFYAVKIVPGSFGTFAGLAADSRARVLNTDGHPISGLYAAGNDQASVMGGHYPAGGINLGPALTFGYIAGRDLANATHYEDDGAP; translated from the coding sequence ATGACTGCACCAGAAAGTCCTTCACCTGTCCTCCCGAGCCTGGACTGCGATGTCTTGGTGGTCGGCTCCGGGGCGGGCGGTTTATCCTCCGCCGTGACCGCTGCATACCACGGACTGAAGGTAGTGGTTGTTGAAAAAGCAGAAGTCTGTGGGGGTGCCACCTCCTGGTCCGGCGGCTGGGCATGGACCCCCGGCAACCCGCTGGCCAAAGCCGACGGCGTCAACGAGGACCGCGAATTGTTCCGCACCTACCTGCGCCACCGCCTCGGCAGGAACTACCAGGAAGACAGAGTGGAAGCGTTCCTCGAAGCGGTGCCTCACATGGTGGGCTTCTTCCAGGACAAAACCAGCCTCCAGTTTGTTCCGGGGGCCAAGATCAAGGACATCTACGGCGGCACTCCTGGTGCGGGCACAGGGCACCGCTCGGTAGGACCAAAGCCGCTGAACGCCCGCCGGATCAAGCCCGAACTGCGTGCCAAGATGCGCCACCAGCTTTACGAAACCTCATTCCTGGGCATGGGCATCATGGCCGGTCCGGACCTGACAAAGTTCCTTTCCGCCTCCCAGGGAAACATCCGGGGCATCTTCCATGCAGGCTGGCGGGTGGGCTTTCACCTCCTGGACCTCCTCACGCACCGCCGCAACATGCAGCTGGTCAACGGGACCGCGCTGACTGGCAGGCTGCTGAAGTCCGCCGATGACCTGGGCGTGCAGATCCTCGTCTCCACACCGGCCAAGCACCTGCTGACCGACGGGGCCGGGAAGGTGAGGGGCGCCGTCGTGAGTTCTCTGGAAGGCGAACTGCAGATCAACGCCTCCCGCGGCGTCGTCCTGGCGGCTGGCGGGTTCCCCCACGACGTCTCCCGCCGGAAGGAGCTGTTCCCCAAGACGCCCACCGGCCGGGAACACTGGACGCTGGCCCCAAAGGAGACAACGGGCGACGGCATCGCCATGGCGCAGGCCGTGGGTGCCCGCTTCGAGACCGATGTGGCATCCCCGGCCGCATGGTGCCCGGTCTCCCTGGTCCCTTACCGGAACGGACGCACCGGAACCTTCCCGCACATCATGGACCGTGCCAAGCCCGGCAGCATCGGGGTCCGCCGGGACGGAAAGCGCTTTGTCAACGAGGCCAATGGCTACTACGACTACGTCGAAGGTCTTCTAGCTGCCACCCCTGAGGGCGAACCTGTCGAAGCCTGGCAAATCGCCGATGCCGCGTTCGTGCGGAAATTCCCGCTGGGCATGGCCAAACCGCTGCCCGTGCCGCTCTTCCCGTACTTGCGGTCCGGCTACCTCAAGAAGGGCAACACCCTCGAAGAATTGGCCGCAGCCTGCGGCATCGACCCACAGGGACTTGCCGCGACGGTCGCAGAGTTCAATGACAATGCACGCAAGGGCATCGACCCCGGCTTCAACCGCGGCAGCACTGAGTTCAACAGGTACGGCGGCGACCCTACCCACACGCCCAATCCCTCACTGTGCGCCCTGGAAAAGGGGCCGTTCTACGCAGTAAAAATTGTCCCCGGATCCTTCGGTACCTTTGCTGGACTTGCGGCCGATTCACGAGCCCGGGTTCTAAATACCGACGGCCACCCGATCAGCGGCCTCTACGCCGCAGGCAATGACCAAGCCTCAGTGATGGGTGGGCACTACCCCGCTGGCGGAATCAATCTTGGCCCCGCCCTTACCTTCGGCTACATCGCCGGACGCGACCTCGCAAACGCCACACACTATGAAGACGACGGAGCGCCCTAG
- a CDS encoding sugar phosphate isomerase/epimerase family protein: MTGNARRPVGLAQLSLLNTAPPELVGVAAQAGFDFIGVRVRPVTVTERPYDLQPGTPMLRETLLRMRDTGVTVRDIEFLLLDGSDQREAWLRMMEAGQALGASSLTVAGADPDSARLVRTLARMTEDGRGFGITPTLEAISYQPVASIAQTADIARQAGCRIVVDTLHFNRYNGSGAAAQWEELRANAGLVPLLQLCDGPAERPVTREALVVESRSERGVPGEGVFRLADAVAALPDGLPVSAEAPSERRVAELGELGWARLLKSGVDGVLATAGTVQATANPQGTETR; the protein is encoded by the coding sequence ATGACCGGAAACGCGCGCAGGCCTGTCGGCCTTGCCCAGTTGTCCCTGTTGAACACCGCGCCGCCTGAACTGGTGGGGGTCGCAGCCCAGGCAGGCTTTGATTTCATCGGCGTCCGCGTGCGCCCGGTGACGGTAACGGAACGGCCTTACGACCTCCAGCCAGGGACACCGATGCTGCGCGAAACCCTTCTCCGAATGCGGGACACCGGCGTCACCGTGCGGGATATCGAATTCCTGCTGCTGGACGGCAGCGACCAGCGCGAAGCATGGCTGCGCATGATGGAGGCGGGCCAGGCACTGGGGGCAAGTTCCCTCACAGTCGCAGGAGCTGATCCGGACAGCGCCCGGTTGGTCCGCACGTTGGCCCGGATGACCGAGGACGGGCGCGGCTTCGGAATCACTCCCACCCTTGAAGCGATCTCCTACCAGCCCGTCGCCTCGATCGCCCAGACCGCAGATATCGCCCGCCAGGCCGGCTGCCGGATCGTGGTGGATACCCTGCATTTCAACCGCTACAACGGTTCGGGTGCAGCCGCCCAGTGGGAGGAGCTGCGCGCCAACGCGGGACTCGTGCCGCTCCTGCAGCTGTGCGACGGCCCGGCGGAACGGCCAGTCACCCGCGAGGCGCTCGTCGTCGAGTCGCGGTCTGAGCGGGGAGTTCCCGGAGAGGGCGTTTTCAGGCTTGCGGATGCGGTGGCCGCTCTACCGGACGGGCTTCCTGTCAGCGCGGAGGCGCCGTCGGAACGGCGGGTGGCTGAACTCGGCGAGCTGGGGTGGGCGCGCCTGCTCAAGTCCGGCGTGGACGGCGTGCTGGCAACGGCCGGAACTGTCCAGGCCACAGCAAATCCCCAGGGGACGGAAACCAGATGA
- a CDS encoding J domain-containing protein, translating to MTKSNGPDPYDILHITTTATAREVAHAYRTLIRGRHPDTRPAREHHAGPGPSAPELQEELQELQDIMAAYAILGNPEKRAAYDREHSRPAARSKSQRPDDIPTLTPGQLLPAASLLIGPVIWEPPGGRSPGMPNWQGSYPPTRYTLIRR from the coding sequence ATGACGAAGAGCAACGGCCCCGATCCTTACGACATCCTGCATATCACCACCACCGCCACGGCGCGTGAGGTGGCCCACGCTTACCGCACGCTCATCCGCGGCCGGCACCCGGACACCCGGCCGGCCCGCGAACACCACGCCGGCCCCGGCCCATCGGCGCCGGAGCTGCAGGAAGAGCTCCAGGAGCTCCAGGACATCATGGCCGCCTACGCCATCCTCGGCAACCCGGAAAAGCGGGCGGCCTACGACCGGGAGCACTCGCGTCCGGCCGCACGCTCCAAGTCCCAGCGGCCGGACGACATCCCCACCCTGACACCAGGGCAGCTGCTTCCCGCCGCCTCGCTGCTGATCGGACCGGTCATCTGGGAGCCGCCCGGCGGACGGTCCCCTGGAATGCCGAACTGGCAAGGGTCATATCCTCCAACCCGCTACACGCTGATCCGCCGCTGA
- a CDS encoding nuclease-related domain-containing protein — protein sequence MGKILQRLGPEWTVLHAVPIGAGTSDIDHVLIGPAGVFTLNTKNHAGQSVWAAGRTLMVAGKKQRHLQNASYEAARSAKLLASVANQAVEVTGVAVVTDRQLLRWLNGRPTVLTPGQSNLQRFLSP from the coding sequence GTGGGGAAGATCCTTCAACGTCTGGGGCCTGAATGGACGGTCCTGCACGCCGTCCCGATCGGCGCCGGCACCTCTGATATCGATCACGTCCTGATCGGTCCGGCCGGCGTCTTCACCCTCAATACCAAGAACCATGCGGGTCAATCCGTCTGGGCGGCGGGGCGGACCCTGATGGTCGCGGGCAAGAAGCAGCGCCACCTCCAGAACGCCAGCTATGAAGCCGCCCGGTCGGCAAAACTCCTCGCCTCCGTGGCGAACCAGGCGGTGGAAGTCACCGGGGTTGCCGTCGTCACCGACCGGCAGCTGCTGCGCTGGCTCAACGGCCGCCCGACCGTACTCACTCCGGGGCAGTCCAATCTCCAACGCTTTTTGTCACCATAA
- the ribA gene encoding GTP cyclohydrolase II RibA — MTAVVETATPAEVVPTATVRSQVTVPLRFPDGFRTTAEVLTFRGLADGKEHLLLALGQWEHAYPGRESGDGAPLVRLHSECLTGDVFGSQRCDCGPQLREAVEQIAAVGGFLLYLRQEGRGIGLYSKLDAYALQDTGLDTYEANLTLGHGEDERNYTAAAQMLETVGATRIRLLSNNPDKAAQLTALGIDVTEQVPTGVHLSPDNHRYLSSKRDRTGHTLELSPLVVGRAPIAATPGTVPGHEDMLARVDALIPRLRERAEETERLRRIPDSTMAELEEVGVFRILAPKALGGYGMGVETYVHVIRRLARGCASTAWTAGHLLEHVWMLARWPQRVQEEVFANGHTPLAAATGAPVGVARKVPGGFSITGNWSFASGVMHSEWALLAVQCDNVRLQCLVPIAELDLLDVWQTAGLRGTGSNDLRAESVFVPEHRAMDWALLSSADNPGSRIHQDPMIHTPMAALLNLVAPTTALGAAEYAVDIFRERIMGRKVKNTVENRQADSPLAQARFSKAYGMVATARLHWQEAVRVIAGSYERQLSTLTDDERASYRLSLALSGEASEEAVRLITSGSGGSVYRLSHPLQRIQRDVNVLLNHPTLSMDPILEQAGRGLLGLGFTIPAF; from the coding sequence GTGACCGCTGTTGTTGAGACCGCCACGCCGGCCGAGGTTGTGCCCACGGCCACCGTGCGCAGCCAGGTCACAGTTCCACTGCGCTTTCCGGACGGATTCCGCACAACAGCCGAGGTGCTGACGTTCCGTGGCCTGGCCGACGGCAAGGAACACCTGCTGCTCGCCTTGGGTCAGTGGGAGCATGCTTATCCAGGCCGGGAGTCAGGAGACGGAGCGCCTCTGGTCCGGCTGCACAGCGAATGCCTGACAGGGGACGTGTTCGGAAGCCAGCGCTGCGATTGCGGTCCGCAACTGCGTGAAGCAGTCGAGCAGATTGCCGCCGTTGGCGGTTTCCTGCTCTATCTCCGTCAGGAAGGCCGTGGCATTGGTCTTTATTCAAAGCTGGACGCCTACGCATTGCAGGACACCGGCCTCGATACGTACGAGGCCAATCTGACCCTTGGCCATGGGGAGGATGAGCGCAACTATACGGCCGCCGCTCAGATGCTGGAGACCGTCGGCGCCACGAGGATCCGCCTGCTCAGCAACAACCCGGACAAAGCCGCGCAGCTCACAGCGCTCGGCATCGACGTCACCGAACAGGTCCCCACCGGGGTCCATCTGTCTCCGGACAACCATCGCTATCTGTCCTCGAAGCGTGACCGTACCGGACACACGCTGGAGCTTTCGCCACTCGTCGTCGGGCGCGCCCCGATCGCCGCAACCCCCGGAACCGTACCCGGCCACGAGGACATGCTCGCGCGCGTGGATGCGCTGATTCCCCGTCTGCGGGAGCGGGCGGAGGAAACGGAGCGGCTTCGCCGCATTCCCGATTCCACCATGGCGGAGCTGGAGGAAGTCGGGGTCTTCCGTATCCTGGCTCCGAAAGCCCTGGGCGGCTACGGCATGGGAGTGGAGACTTACGTTCACGTCATTCGGCGGCTTGCCCGCGGATGCGCGTCCACCGCCTGGACCGCCGGGCACCTGCTCGAGCATGTCTGGATGCTTGCGCGCTGGCCCCAACGGGTCCAGGAAGAAGTGTTCGCGAACGGGCATACCCCCTTGGCGGCCGCCACCGGGGCTCCCGTGGGTGTGGCGAGGAAGGTCCCGGGAGGGTTCTCCATCACAGGAAATTGGAGTTTTGCTTCCGGAGTGATGCATTCCGAGTGGGCGCTCCTGGCAGTGCAGTGCGACAACGTCCGTCTACAGTGCCTCGTCCCGATCGCTGAACTCGATTTGCTGGACGTTTGGCAAACAGCCGGATTGCGGGGGACAGGCAGCAATGACCTCCGGGCCGAGAGCGTGTTTGTTCCAGAGCACAGGGCGATGGACTGGGCGCTCCTCAGCTCAGCGGACAACCCCGGCAGCCGGATCCACCAAGACCCGATGATCCACACTCCCATGGCCGCCCTGCTGAACCTGGTGGCACCCACCACCGCCTTGGGAGCCGCCGAGTACGCCGTCGACATATTCCGGGAACGGATCATGGGACGAAAGGTCAAAAACACGGTGGAGAACCGCCAAGCGGATTCTCCGCTCGCGCAAGCCCGCTTCTCGAAGGCCTATGGGATGGTCGCCACGGCACGCTTACACTGGCAAGAAGCGGTCCGCGTTATCGCCGGGTCATACGAACGCCAGCTGTCAACCCTGACAGACGACGAGCGAGCCAGCTACCGGCTTTCCCTGGCCCTCAGCGGCGAGGCATCGGAAGAAGCGGTTCGTCTCATCACCTCAGGATCGGGCGGAAGCGTCTACCGGCTTTCGCACCCCCTTCAGCGAATCCAACGCGACGTGAATGTCCTCCTCAACCACCCGACCCTCAGCATGGATCCGATTCTTGAGCAGGCGGGCCGGGGCTTGCTGGGCCTGGGATTCACCATTCCCGCCTTCTGA
- the ligD gene encoding non-homologous end-joining DNA ligase, producing MVSEATTLTVDGPNGPREVRISSPSRVLWPDQGLTKLDLAHYVAEVGGAFISANGDRPVSLQRFSGNIDGEQFFSKNPPKGTPDFVRSVTVIYPSARSHPQLVLDEPAAAVWAVQMNTVVFHPWPSRAENPDNPDQLRIDLDPQPGTDFDDAIPTALELRKVLDEAGLSAFIKTSGNRGLHVYAPIKPTYEFLDVRHAVIAAARELERRMPDKVTTNWWKEERGKRVFLDFNQANRDRTIAGAYSPRALPHAPVSCPIRWDELESVRPQDFTILTVPERLRTVGDPWADMNAEPGVIDTLMEWWERDLGSGLGELPFPPDYPKMPGEPPRVQPSRARKDNGSL from the coding sequence ATGGTCAGCGAAGCAACCACCCTCACCGTTGACGGACCTAACGGCCCCCGTGAGGTGCGGATCTCGAGTCCGAGCCGGGTCCTCTGGCCGGACCAGGGCCTGACGAAGCTGGATCTGGCGCACTATGTCGCCGAAGTCGGCGGTGCGTTTATCTCCGCTAATGGTGACCGGCCGGTCTCGCTGCAGCGCTTTTCGGGGAATATCGACGGCGAACAGTTCTTTTCCAAGAATCCGCCGAAAGGGACGCCCGACTTCGTTCGCTCAGTGACGGTGATCTATCCGAGTGCACGTTCGCACCCTCAACTTGTTCTTGACGAGCCTGCGGCGGCTGTATGGGCTGTGCAGATGAACACCGTGGTTTTCCATCCATGGCCTTCGCGCGCGGAAAACCCGGACAATCCGGATCAGTTGCGCATTGATCTTGACCCTCAGCCCGGCACGGACTTCGACGACGCCATCCCCACTGCCTTGGAGCTGAGAAAGGTGCTGGACGAGGCCGGGCTGAGCGCCTTTATCAAGACGTCCGGCAACCGGGGGCTGCACGTCTACGCCCCGATCAAGCCGACTTATGAGTTCCTGGACGTGCGCCACGCCGTGATCGCGGCTGCCCGGGAGCTTGAGCGGCGTATGCCGGACAAAGTGACCACCAACTGGTGGAAGGAGGAGCGTGGTAAGCGCGTGTTCCTGGACTTCAACCAGGCCAACCGCGACCGCACGATCGCCGGTGCCTATAGCCCGCGCGCTCTGCCGCACGCCCCCGTTTCCTGCCCGATCAGGTGGGACGAACTGGAAAGCGTCCGTCCCCAGGACTTCACCATCCTGACGGTCCCGGAGCGACTCAGGACCGTTGGTGATCCGTGGGCGGACATGAATGCGGAGCCTGGTGTCATCGACACGCTCATGGAATGGTGGGAGCGTGACCTGGGCTCCGGGCTTGGGGAGCTGCCTTTCCCGCCGGACTACCCGAAGATGCCGGGGGAACCGCCTCGAGTTCAGCCGAGCCGGGCCCGCAAGGACAACGGATCGTTGTAG